Proteins encoded together in one Cicer arietinum cultivar CDC Frontier isolate Library 1 chromosome 4, Cicar.CDCFrontier_v2.0, whole genome shotgun sequence window:
- the LOC101497065 gene encoding probable protein phosphatase 2C 63 — MLRLCFTPLDYCFRRRGASDFLLWHTDLKPHASGDFSIAVAQANYSLEDQSQVFTSPSATYVGVYDGHGGPEASRFVNNRLFPYLHKFASEQGGLSVDVIKKAFSATEEDFLHLVKLSLPVSPQIASVGSCCLLGAISNNVLYVANLGDSRVVLGRKYSESKNCPVEAVRLSTDHNVADEEVRREVEALHPDDSHIVVYSRGVWRIKGIIQVSRSIGDVYLKRPDFYRDPIFRQFGNPIPLKRPVMTAEPSIIIRELESDDLFLIFASDGLWEQLSDETAVDIVFKYPRAGIAKRLVRAALQEAAKKREMRYADIKKIDKGIRRHFHDDITVVVIYLDHHEGSSSGRFKQTAVTTAPIDIFSLNGDEAEKSMLGSVA; from the exons ATGCTGCGTTTGTGCTTCACCCCTCTCGATTATTGCTTCCGACGTCGCGGTGCCTCCGATTTTCTTCTCTGGCACACCGACTTGAAACCTCACGCCTCCGGTGATTTCTCCATCGCTGTTGCTCAGGCTAATTACAGCCTTGAAGATCAGAGTCAAGTATTTACCTCCCCTTCTGCCACCTACGTCGGTGTCTACGACGGACACGGTGGTCCCGAAGCTTCTAGATTTGTCAACAACCGTCTATTCCCCTATTTACACA AGTTTGCTTCTGAGCAAGGGGGATTGTCAGTGGATGTGATAAAAAAGGCGTTTAGTGCAACTGAAGAGGACTTCTTGCATTTGGTTAAGTTATCGTTACCCGTTAGTCCCCAGATTGCATCTGTGGGATCGTGTTGTCTTCTTGGTGCAATTTCTAATAATGTGTTGTATGTTGCCAACCTCGGAGACTCCAGAGTTGTTCTTGGCAGGAAGTATTCTGAGAGCAAGAATTGTCCGGTGGAGGCTGTGCGCTTGTCAACAGATCATAATGTAGCCGATGAGGAGGTCAGGAGAGAAGTTGAAGCTCTACATCCTGACGATTCACACATAGTGGTTTATAGCCGTGGAGTTTGGAGGATTAAGGGAATCATACAG GTGTCTAGATCTATTGGTGATGTGTATTTGAAGAGACCAGACTTCTACAGAGACCCCATTTTTCGGCAATTCGGAAATCCTATTCCTTTGAAGCGTCCTGTAATGACAGCCGAACCATCAATCATTATTAGAGAGCTTGAATCAGACGATTTATTCTTAATATTCGCTTCAGATGGCCTTTGGGAACAATTAAGTGACGAAACAGCAGTTGATATTGTTTTCAAATATCCAAGAGCT GGAATTGCCAAGAGACTAGTAAGAGCTGCTCTTCAGGAAGCTGCAAAGAAGAGAGAGATGAGATATGCTGATATAAAGAAAATTGACAAAGGAATTAGACGACACTTCCATGATGATATTACTGTTGTTGTAATCTATCTTGATCACCATGAAGGTTCTTCTAGTGGTAGATTTAAGCAAACTGCTGTTACAACTGCCCCTATTGATATATTTTCCCTAAATGGTGATGAAGCAGAGAAGAGTATGCTCGGTTCTGTTGCTTAA
- the LOC101496755 gene encoding probable E3 ubiquitin-protein ligase RHY1A has product MTSASELFHIRRHRLGRNDLDSAFHSSPTPDFHHHRLHDSDDDDSLRTRRHYNVRRIRHPERTFDRFDGRYRRSLVNDSVDSGENVRATPRASASDRLPVGVVLARERLLQRLRGEPVDRNRQHDRDSTDEDQESELSSDVPTVDSLVTDLTSQMARSLLLQEPSKKPPGLTQEALDCLHLEVFRSSDMKSESRILQDCGICLESFRDGDELIHLQCGHKFHSACLDPWIRSCGDCPYCRRCIVVNCHLPKNEAA; this is encoded by the exons ATGACGAGCGCTTCGGAATTATTCCACATCAGGAGGCACCGATTGGGACGAAATGATCTCGATTCAGCTTTCCACTCTTCCCCCACTCCAGATTTCCATCACCACCGCCTTCACGACTCCGACGACGACGATTCTCTCCGCACCCGCCGCCACTACAACGTCCGCCGCATCCGTCACCCG GAGCGTACATTTGATAGATTTGATGGAAGGTATCGTCGGTCTCTAGTAAATGATAGCGTTGATTCGGGAGAAAACGTGAGAGCTACTCCAAGAGCGAGTGCCAGTGACAGATTACCTGTAGGTGTGGTACTTGCGCGTGAAAGACTCCTACAGAGGTTGAGAGGAGAGCCTGTTGATAGAAACAG GCAACATGATAGAGATTCAACGGACGAGGATCAAGAAAGTGAGTTATCAAGTGACGTTCCAACCGTTGACTCTTTAGTTACTGATTTGACTTCTCAAATGGCAAGGTCTCTGCTCTTGCAAGAACCATCCAAAAAGCCACCCGGACTCACTCAGGAGGCCCTGGACTGTTTGCACCTTGAAGTTTTTAGAAGCAGCGATATGAAATCAGAATCCAGGATACTGCAGGATTGTGGGATATGCTTGGAATCTTTCAGGGATGGAGATGAACTGATCCATTTGCAATGTGGACATAAATTTCACTCTGCTTGTTTGGATCCTTGGATTCGCAGTTGTGGAGACTGTCCGTACTGTCGAAGATGTATAGTTGTAAATTGTCACCTTCCAAAGAATGAAGCTGCTTAG